One window of the Salvelinus fontinalis isolate EN_2023a chromosome 2, ASM2944872v1, whole genome shotgun sequence genome contains the following:
- the ccdc83 gene encoding coiled-coil domain-containing protein 83 isoform X1 — protein MGKKSSDEDKTTLAEAFINFQLQVKRKEIHECQEEVSQLETKKQRYTELREQLKEEQLGHIKVLRKQAKEQESKLEQREVINKEQVEQALQENLELVRSQEKELAELRAEVSRLEEDVLVLQAERQIGQEYKMTGSQEHQQQIQHLEAELAQMQKEFQEMADNIQHSLDVTFNEIDKKTVHLIDEKKQLATERAIKHLDKHSRQEIKENEWLKRELAIYTREVSITALAVQQLEEENLEHMSQLFERRLEDLHISRNVFLTQAAGLGPFDSTVQETIMKNGVSSSPVPPLHPATEAWRAQKQAKELERDETSGSCSEAAYRPTEDPLQDLSVLLYGSQTYLQQGDMHLGPLEMKLLTVVGQALPLHPVPSETPGFEGSSAPGMLQAPEDWPLTARIIHKRFK, from the exons ATGGGTAAGAAGTCATCCGATGAAGACAAGACTACGTTGGCGGAGGCCTTTATCAATTTTCA GCTCCAAGTTAAGAGAAAGGAAATACATGAGTGCCAGGAGGAGGTCAGTCAACTCGAGACAAAGAAGCAAAGATACACAGAATTG AGGGAGCAGTTGAAAGAGGAGCAGTTGGGGCACATAAAGGTCTTGCGGAAGCAGGCTAAAGAACAGGAGAGTAAGCTGGAGCAGAGAGAGGTGATCAACAAAGAGCAGGTGGAGCAAGCTCTGCAGGAGAACTTGGAGCTAGTCCGCAGCCAGGAGAAAGAACTGGCAG AGCTGCGCGCTGAAGTCAGCCGCCTGGAGGAGGATGTGCTCGTCTTGCAGGCCGAGAGGCAAATCGGGCAGGAGTATAAGATGACCGGAAGCCAAGAGCACCAGCAGCAGATCCAGCACCTGGAGGCCGAGCTGGCTCAGATGCAGAAGGAGTTTCAGGAGATGGCAG ACAATATTCAGCACTCTCTTGATGTAACTTTCAATGAAATTGACAAGAAGACAGTGCATCTCATAGATGAAAAAAAACAGCTGGCTACAGAG AGGGCCATCAAACACCTTGACAAGCACAGCCGACAGGAGATCAAAGAAAATGAGTGGCTGAAGAGAGAG CTTGCTATTTACACAAGAGAGGTATCCATTACAGCATTGGCCGTCCAACAACTGGAGGAGGAGAATCTTGAGCACATGAGTCAACTGTTTGAGCGTCGCCTGGAGGACCTGCACATCTCTAG AAACGTCTTCCTGACTCAGGCGGCAGGACTGGGACCCTTTGACTCCACAGTACAGGAGACCATTATGAAGA ACGGGGTAAGCAGCAGCCCCGTACCTCCCCTCCACCCAGCAACGGAAGCATGGCGGGCTCAAAAGCAGGCCAAAGAGTTGGAGAGGGATGAAACAAGCGGCAGCTGCAGTGAGGCAGCCTACAGGCCAACAGAGGACCCCCTTCAGGACCTCAGTGTGCTTCTGTACGGCAGCCAGACCTACCTGCAG CAGGGAGACATGCACCTGGGCCCTCTGGAGATGAAGCTGCTGACTGTGGTGGGCCAGGCCCTTCCCCTGCACCCTGTGCCATCCGAGACCCCCGGCTTTGAAGGCTCCTCAGCTCCAGGGATGCTCCAGGCTCCCGAAGACTGGCCCCTCACTGCCCGCATCATCCACAAGAGGTTCAAGTAG
- the ccdc83 gene encoding coiled-coil domain-containing protein 83 isoform X3, with protein MGKKSSDEDKTTLAEAFINFQLQVKRKEIHECQEEVSQLETKKQRYTELREQLKEEQLGHIKVLRKQAKEQESKLEQREVINKEQVEQALQENLELVRSQEKELAELRAEVSRLEEDVLVLQAERQIGQEYKMTGSQEHQQQIQHLEAELAQMQKEFQEMADNIQHSLDVTFNEIDKKTVHLIDEKKQLATERAIKHLDKHSRQEIKENEWLKRELAIYTREVSITALAVQQLEEENLEHMSQLFERRLEDLHISRNVFLTQAAGLGPFDSTVQETIMKNGVSSSPVPPLHPATEAWRAQKQAKELERDETSGSCSEAAYRPTEDPLQDLSVLLYGSQTYLQGDMHLGPLEMKLLTVVGQALPLHPVPSETPGFEGSSAPGMLQAPEDWPLTARIIHKRFK; from the exons ATGGGTAAGAAGTCATCCGATGAAGACAAGACTACGTTGGCGGAGGCCTTTATCAATTTTCA GCTCCAAGTTAAGAGAAAGGAAATACATGAGTGCCAGGAGGAGGTCAGTCAACTCGAGACAAAGAAGCAAAGATACACAGAATTG AGGGAGCAGTTGAAAGAGGAGCAGTTGGGGCACATAAAGGTCTTGCGGAAGCAGGCTAAAGAACAGGAGAGTAAGCTGGAGCAGAGAGAGGTGATCAACAAAGAGCAGGTGGAGCAAGCTCTGCAGGAGAACTTGGAGCTAGTCCGCAGCCAGGAGAAAGAACTGGCAG AGCTGCGCGCTGAAGTCAGCCGCCTGGAGGAGGATGTGCTCGTCTTGCAGGCCGAGAGGCAAATCGGGCAGGAGTATAAGATGACCGGAAGCCAAGAGCACCAGCAGCAGATCCAGCACCTGGAGGCCGAGCTGGCTCAGATGCAGAAGGAGTTTCAGGAGATGGCAG ACAATATTCAGCACTCTCTTGATGTAACTTTCAATGAAATTGACAAGAAGACAGTGCATCTCATAGATGAAAAAAAACAGCTGGCTACAGAG AGGGCCATCAAACACCTTGACAAGCACAGCCGACAGGAGATCAAAGAAAATGAGTGGCTGAAGAGAGAG CTTGCTATTTACACAAGAGAGGTATCCATTACAGCATTGGCCGTCCAACAACTGGAGGAGGAGAATCTTGAGCACATGAGTCAACTGTTTGAGCGTCGCCTGGAGGACCTGCACATCTCTAG AAACGTCTTCCTGACTCAGGCGGCAGGACTGGGACCCTTTGACTCCACAGTACAGGAGACCATTATGAAGA ACGGGGTAAGCAGCAGCCCCGTACCTCCCCTCCACCCAGCAACGGAAGCATGGCGGGCTCAAAAGCAGGCCAAAGAGTTGGAGAGGGATGAAACAAGCGGCAGCTGCAGTGAGGCAGCCTACAGGCCAACAGAGGACCCCCTTCAGGACCTCAGTGTGCTTCTGTACGGCAGCCAGACCTACCTGCAG GGAGACATGCACCTGGGCCCTCTGGAGATGAAGCTGCTGACTGTGGTGGGCCAGGCCCTTCCCCTGCACCCTGTGCCATCCGAGACCCCCGGCTTTGAAGGCTCCTCAGCTCCAGGGATGCTCCAGGCTCCCGAAGACTGGCCCCTCACTGCCCGCATCATCCACAAGAGGTTCAAGTAG
- the ccdc83 gene encoding coiled-coil domain-containing protein 83 isoform X2, whose translation MKTRLRWRRPLSIFSSKLRERKYMSARRRSVNSRQRSKDTQNCVLCSQREQLKEEQLGHIKVLRKQAKEQESKLEQREVINKEQVEQALQENLELVRSQEKELAELRAEVSRLEEDVLVLQAERQIGQEYKMTGSQEHQQQIQHLEAELAQMQKEFQEMADNIQHSLDVTFNEIDKKTVHLIDEKKQLATERAIKHLDKHSRQEIKENEWLKRELAIYTREVSITALAVQQLEEENLEHMSQLFERRLEDLHISRNVFLTQAAGLGPFDSTVQETIMKNGVSSSPVPPLHPATEAWRAQKQAKELERDETSGSCSEAAYRPTEDPLQDLSVLLYGSQTYLQQGDMHLGPLEMKLLTVVGQALPLHPVPSETPGFEGSSAPGMLQAPEDWPLTARIIHKRFK comes from the exons ATGAAGACAAGACTACGTTGGCGGAGGCCTTTATCAATTTTCA GCTCCAAGTTAAGAGAAAGGAAATACATGAGTGCCAGGAGGAGGTCAGTCAACTCGAGACAAAGAAGCAAAGATACACAGAATTG TGTTTTGTGCTCACAGAGGGAGCAGTTGAAAGAGGAGCAGTTGGGGCACATAAAGGTCTTGCGGAAGCAGGCTAAAGAACAGGAGAGTAAGCTGGAGCAGAGAGAGGTGATCAACAAAGAGCAGGTGGAGCAAGCTCTGCAGGAGAACTTGGAGCTAGTCCGCAGCCAGGAGAAAGAACTGGCAG AGCTGCGCGCTGAAGTCAGCCGCCTGGAGGAGGATGTGCTCGTCTTGCAGGCCGAGAGGCAAATCGGGCAGGAGTATAAGATGACCGGAAGCCAAGAGCACCAGCAGCAGATCCAGCACCTGGAGGCCGAGCTGGCTCAGATGCAGAAGGAGTTTCAGGAGATGGCAG ACAATATTCAGCACTCTCTTGATGTAACTTTCAATGAAATTGACAAGAAGACAGTGCATCTCATAGATGAAAAAAAACAGCTGGCTACAGAG AGGGCCATCAAACACCTTGACAAGCACAGCCGACAGGAGATCAAAGAAAATGAGTGGCTGAAGAGAGAG CTTGCTATTTACACAAGAGAGGTATCCATTACAGCATTGGCCGTCCAACAACTGGAGGAGGAGAATCTTGAGCACATGAGTCAACTGTTTGAGCGTCGCCTGGAGGACCTGCACATCTCTAG AAACGTCTTCCTGACTCAGGCGGCAGGACTGGGACCCTTTGACTCCACAGTACAGGAGACCATTATGAAGA ACGGGGTAAGCAGCAGCCCCGTACCTCCCCTCCACCCAGCAACGGAAGCATGGCGGGCTCAAAAGCAGGCCAAAGAGTTGGAGAGGGATGAAACAAGCGGCAGCTGCAGTGAGGCAGCCTACAGGCCAACAGAGGACCCCCTTCAGGACCTCAGTGTGCTTCTGTACGGCAGCCAGACCTACCTGCAG CAGGGAGACATGCACCTGGGCCCTCTGGAGATGAAGCTGCTGACTGTGGTGGGCCAGGCCCTTCCCCTGCACCCTGTGCCATCCGAGACCCCCGGCTTTGAAGGCTCCTCAGCTCCAGGGATGCTCCAGGCTCCCGAAGACTGGCCCCTCACTGCCCGCATCATCCACAAGAGGTTCAAGTAG